A DNA window from Vicugna pacos chromosome 36, VicPac4, whole genome shotgun sequence contains the following coding sequences:
- the LOC140691657 gene encoding uncharacterized protein, with translation MEETPEPVACGVSLRVTLQRPGVCRDRPVLPPAPGPPLGPLQPRSPVPDAPLAHVGPGPAPALAGSSRPPAAAPEAQVTLQRPGVCRDRPVLPPAPGPPLGPVQPRSPVPDAPLAHVGPGPAPALAGSSRPPAAAPEAQVTLQRPGVCRDRPVLPPAPGPPLGPVQPRSPVPDAPLAHVGPGPAPALAGSSRPPAAAPEAQVTLQRPGVCRDRPVLPPAPGPPLGPVQPRSPVPDAPLAHVGPGPAPALAGSSRPPAAAPEAQVTLQRPGVCRDRPVLPPAPGPPLGPVQPRSPVPDAPLAHVGPGPAPALAGSSRPPAAAPEAQVSGVAVLRWTSSWER, from the exons ATGGAAGAGAcccctgaacccgtggcctgtggcgTCTcactcagg gttaccttgcagcgtcccggcgtttgcagggaccggcccgtgttgccaccagcacctgggccccccttgggccctttgcagcctcgctcaccagtaccggatgctccacttg cccacgtaggacctggcccggccccggcattggccggcagctcccgcccgcctgcggcggccccggaggcccag gttaccttgcagcgtcccggcgtttgcagggaccggcccgtgttgccaccagcacctgggccccccttgggccctgtgcagcctcgctcaccagtaccggatgctccacttg cccacgtaggacctggcccggccccggcattggccggcagctcccgcccgcctgcggcggccccggaggcccag gttaccttgcagcgtcccggcgtttgcagggaccggcccgtgttgccaccagcacctgggccccccttgggccctgtgcagcctcgctcaccagtaccggatgctccacttg cccacgtaggacctggcccggccccggcattggccggcagctcccgcccgcctgcggcggccccggaggcccag gttaccttgcagcgtcccggcgtttgcagggaccggcccgtgttgccaccagcacctgggccccccttgggccctgtgcagcctcgctcaccagtaccggatgctccacttg cccacgtaggacctggcccggccccggcattggccggcagctcccgcccgcctgcggcggccccggaggcccag gttaccttgcagcgtcccggcgtttgcagggaccggcccgtgttgccaccagcacctgggccccccttgggccctgtgcagcctcgctcaccagtaccggatgctccacttg cccacgtaggacctggcccggccccggcattggccggcagctcccgcccgcctgcggcggccccggaggcccaggtaagtggggtggccgtgctccgttggacgtcgtcctgggaaaggtga